In a single window of the Pseudomonas oryzihabitans genome:
- the msbA gene encoding lipid A export permease/ATP-binding protein MsbA produces MFALSIVGFLIFASTQPMLAGILKYFVDGLNNPNASMFPGWPIVGGLHLVQAVPLMIILIAAWQGVGSFLGNYFLARVSLGLVHDLRVALFNHMLRLPNRYFDENNSGHLISRITFNVTMVTGAATDAIKVVIREGMTVIFLFASLLWMNWKLTLVMVAILPLIALMVTSASRKFRKQSSKIQSAMGDVTHITSEAIQGYRVVRSFGGETYEQQRFLDSSMANTDKQLTMTKTGAVYTPMLQLVIYSAMAVLMFLVLWLRGEASAGDLVAYITMAGLLPKPIRQLSEVSSTIQRGVAGAESIFEQLDEPAERDDGREERERVQGRLEVRNLTFRYPGTDKPVLEGIDFAAEPGQMVALVGRSGSGKSTLANLIPRFYQHEEGEILLDGLEIQDYRLNNLRRHIALVTQHVTLFNDSVTNNIAYGDLAGAPMDQVKAAAEAAYADEFIQRLPQQYDTQVGENGVLLSGGQRQRLAIARALLKNAPLLILDEATSALDTESERHIQAALDRVMQGRTTLVIAHRLSTIEKADLILVMDNGRIVERGSHHELLALNGYYARLHAKQFEEVAPAAPASHAE; encoded by the coding sequence ATGTTCGCCCTGAGTATCGTCGGCTTTCTGATCTTCGCCTCTACCCAGCCGATGCTGGCCGGCATCCTCAAGTACTTCGTCGATGGCCTGAACAATCCCAACGCCTCCATGTTCCCGGGCTGGCCCATTGTCGGTGGCCTGCACCTGGTACAAGCGGTGCCGCTGATGATCATCCTGATCGCCGCCTGGCAGGGCGTGGGTTCCTTTCTCGGCAACTATTTTTTGGCACGGGTTTCACTGGGGCTGGTGCACGACCTGCGGGTAGCGCTGTTCAACCACATGCTGCGTCTGCCCAATCGTTACTTCGATGAGAACAATTCGGGTCACCTGATCTCGCGCATCACCTTCAACGTCACCATGGTCACCGGTGCGGCCACAGATGCCATCAAGGTGGTGATCCGCGAGGGCATGACCGTGATCTTCCTGTTCGCATCCCTGCTGTGGATGAACTGGAAGCTGACCCTGGTGATGGTCGCCATCCTGCCGCTGATCGCCCTGATGGTGACCAGCGCCAGTCGCAAGTTCCGCAAGCAGAGCAGCAAGATCCAGTCGGCCATGGGTGACGTCACCCACATCACCTCTGAGGCCATCCAGGGCTATCGGGTGGTGCGCAGCTTTGGCGGCGAGACCTACGAGCAGCAGCGCTTCCTCGATTCCAGCATGGCCAACACCGACAAGCAGCTGACCATGACCAAGACCGGCGCGGTCTATACGCCCATGCTGCAGCTGGTGATCTACTCGGCCATGGCGGTGCTGATGTTCCTGGTGCTCTGGCTGCGCGGCGAAGCCTCTGCCGGTGACCTAGTCGCCTACATCACCATGGCCGGCCTCTTGCCCAAGCCGATCCGCCAGCTCTCCGAGGTCAGTTCCACCATCCAGCGCGGCGTGGCCGGTGCGGAAAGCATCTTCGAACAGCTCGACGAGCCCGCCGAGCGTGACGATGGCCGCGAAGAGCGCGAGCGCGTCCAGGGTCGCCTTGAAGTACGCAACCTGACCTTCCGTTACCCGGGCACCGACAAGCCCGTACTGGAAGGGATCGACTTCGCCGCCGAGCCTGGGCAGATGGTGGCCCTGGTGGGCCGCTCGGGCAGTGGCAAGTCGACCCTTGCCAATCTCATTCCGCGCTTCTATCAGCATGAAGAGGGCGAGATCCTCCTCGACGGCCTGGAGATCCAGGACTATCGACTGAACAACCTGCGCCGGCACATTGCCCTGGTGACCCAGCATGTCACCCTGTTCAACGACAGCGTCACCAACAACATTGCCTATGGCGACCTGGCCGGGGCGCCCATGGACCAGGTCAAGGCGGCAGCCGAGGCGGCCTATGCCGACGAATTCATCCAGCGCCTGCCGCAGCAGTACGACACCCAGGTCGGCGAGAACGGCGTGCTGCTCTCCGGCGGTCAGCGTCAGCGGCTGGCCATTGCCCGGGCGCTGCTGAAGAACGCGCCGCTGCTGATCCTCGACGAGGCCACCTCGGCGCTGGATACCGAATCCGAGCGTCACATCCAGGCGGCGCTGGACCGGGTCATGCAGGGCCGCACCACCCTGGTGATCGCCCACCGCCTCTCGACCATCGAGAAGGCCGACCTGATTCTGGTCATGGACAACGGCCGCATCGTCGAGCGCGGTAGCCACCACGAGCTGTTGGCGCTCAATGGCTACTACGCGCGCCTGCACGCCAAGCAATTCGAGGAAGTCGCCCCTGCGGCGCCCGCGTCCCATGCTGAATAG
- a CDS encoding PIG-L deacetylase family protein → MSARKQALLKRHRRHKRLALLVIVGVLLGCLLLGPWWSAPLLALLVWLGHEAWFADHLFYSPRDNYSYQFPADTLVLGLLLQQGRLAAVELPPGELTLFMECRLRAGWLGRLLDPQVRLRAGDDSDRQDFERGVAGRRYVNLSGYAEALRRGELHLWTRFCRLQGELRLHVFAQPDFSAKRVMVIAPHADDAELAAFGLYSQAREASIVTLTQGEIEAEHYQRLGLDRQAAARLKGRLRTWDSLATPLWGGVPSERCIQLGYYCLQLPAMRQAPDAAFGSRESGDSDIRSARGHNALTLPGDADGTPTWPNLVADLVALLEHFRPEVVVLPHPEIDPHADHVASTQALREAMSASDWQPEFELLYANHLHDNDRWPMGPAEGGIALPPAIETPTPLVPWSPLLTPERRLDKAMALGMQHDLLVPLPAKKRLRRAIQWLLAGRRWPRTGEDEFFRKAVRRHELFWISRRAP, encoded by the coding sequence ATGAGCGCCCGCAAACAAGCCTTGCTCAAACGTCATCGCCGGCACAAGCGGCTGGCCCTGCTGGTCATCGTCGGGGTGCTGCTCGGCTGTCTGCTGCTGGGGCCCTGGTGGAGCGCGCCGCTGCTGGCGCTGCTGGTCTGGCTCGGCCACGAGGCCTGGTTCGCCGATCACCTCTTCTATTCGCCGCGCGACAACTACAGCTACCAGTTCCCCGCCGATACCCTGGTGCTGGGCCTCCTTCTGCAACAGGGCCGGCTGGCGGCAGTGGAGTTGCCGCCGGGCGAGCTGACGCTGTTCATGGAATGCCGCTTGCGTGCCGGCTGGCTCGGCCGACTGCTGGATCCCCAGGTGCGGCTGCGGGCGGGCGACGATAGCGACCGTCAGGACTTCGAGCGCGGCGTCGCCGGACGTCGCTATGTCAATCTCAGCGGTTACGCCGAGGCCCTGCGCCGTGGCGAGCTGCACCTCTGGACCCGCTTCTGTCGCCTGCAAGGCGAGCTGCGTCTGCACGTCTTCGCCCAACCGGATTTCAGCGCCAAGCGGGTGATGGTCATCGCGCCCCACGCCGACGACGCTGAGCTAGCCGCCTTCGGGCTCTACAGCCAGGCACGGGAAGCCAGCATCGTCACCCTGACCCAGGGCGAGATCGAGGCCGAGCATTACCAGCGCCTGGGTCTCGACCGTCAGGCAGCCGCCCGGCTCAAGGGCCGGCTGCGCACCTGGGACAGCCTGGCCACCCCACTGTGGGGCGGGGTGCCGTCGGAGCGTTGCATCCAGCTGGGCTACTATTGTCTGCAACTGCCGGCCATGCGTCAGGCGCCGGATGCCGCCTTCGGCTCCCGCGAGTCCGGTGACAGCGATATTCGCAGCGCTCGTGGCCATAACGCCCTGACACTGCCTGGGGATGCCGATGGCACCCCGACCTGGCCCAATCTGGTGGCGGATCTGGTGGCCCTGCTGGAGCACTTCCGCCCCGAGGTGGTGGTGCTGCCGCATCCGGAGATCGATCCCCATGCCGATCACGTGGCCAGCACCCAGGCCCTGCGCGAAGCCATGAGCGCGAGCGACTGGCAGCCCGAGTTCGAACTGCTCTACGCCAACCACCTGCACGACAACGATCGTTGGCCCATGGGCCCGGCCGAGGGCGGCATTGCCCTGCCGCCGGCCATCGAAACGCCCACGCCGCTGGTACCCTGGAGTCCATTGCTGACGCCCGAACGGCGGCTGGACAAGGCCATGGCCCTGGGCATGCAGCACGACCTGCTGGTGCCGCTGCCGGCCAAGAAACGGCTGCGCCGCGCCATCCAGTGGCTGCTGGCCGGGCGCCGCTGGCCGCGCACCGGCGAAGACGAGTTCTTCCGCAAGGCCGTGCGCCGTCACGAACTGTTCTGGATCAGCCGCCGCGCGCCGTGA
- a CDS encoding glycosyltransferase family 25 protein, producing MKTKSLSGLSIDGCLCINLEKRTDRKKLLEKEFSQSGIKIEFIKAVAHSNPEQGCYESHRRCAQIALERNYKNVLILEDDATLKQFSTHQIKAINKTLKEKQPQIFYLGIILGKLWLTWTLNIARCRGQGAHAYILSREACRIVADKPFEGKAIDNFYSKNLRAYCVFPMLCEQQGGGKISSDINPSNYKTEAEVKFWKKNNRKQYIEALKNIDKSIFRIDL from the coding sequence ATGAAAACCAAATCGCTTTCGGGACTTTCTATAGACGGCTGTTTATGCATCAATCTAGAAAAGCGAACTGACAGAAAAAAACTTCTAGAAAAGGAATTTTCGCAGTCAGGAATAAAAATTGAATTCATAAAGGCAGTTGCACATTCGAATCCAGAACAAGGATGCTATGAATCCCATCGCCGCTGCGCCCAAATAGCGCTCGAAAGAAACTATAAGAATGTCCTAATCCTTGAGGACGATGCTACGCTCAAACAATTCAGCACTCATCAAATCAAAGCTATCAACAAAACGCTAAAAGAAAAGCAGCCGCAAATTTTCTACCTAGGCATAATACTCGGCAAGCTCTGGCTTACCTGGACTCTAAATATTGCAAGATGCCGAGGCCAAGGGGCACATGCTTACATTTTATCCAGGGAAGCCTGCAGAATTGTGGCAGACAAACCTTTTGAAGGCAAAGCCATTGACAATTTCTACTCGAAGAATCTTCGAGCATATTGCGTCTTCCCGATGCTTTGCGAGCAACAAGGCGGCGGAAAAATATCAAGCGATATCAACCCTAGCAATTATAAAACAGAAGCTGAAGTTAAGTTCTGGAAAAAAAATAATCGAAAGCAATACATTGAAGCCCTAAAGAACATTGATAAATCAATTTTTAGGATAGACCTTTAA
- a CDS encoding glycosyltransferase family 2 protein: MLNADVKDVPLISVVMPCYNHIAYVEQAITSVLRQDHESFELIVVDDCSVDGSYELLEGLSAQHGFRLLRLESNQGVCAAMNRGLAIARGKFIATMDSDDVMLPGRLSLQSAYLEKNSQVGLVGGKVVYIDRNGSEIKREKIDASGRAHVLTIKEILSEAFAVGGPVSMYRLDILNGQDPYDDSLRVQDFQMTLKVAASGKEVHVLPSWITAYRRHGTNISRTQYRRQFEDDMHAIAPFNGLAEYQLARRAIINKALKHAVKDSKIYAVKLFFMLPFSMWNSVTLKRLLRFFLSW; encoded by the coding sequence ATGCTAAACGCTGATGTGAAGGATGTTCCTTTGATAAGCGTTGTCATGCCTTGCTATAACCACATTGCTTATGTTGAGCAGGCCATCACTAGTGTGCTTAGGCAGGATCATGAGAGTTTTGAGTTAATTGTGGTCGATGACTGTTCAGTCGATGGCTCTTATGAGTTGCTGGAAGGCTTAAGCGCGCAACATGGCTTTAGACTTCTTAGGTTGGAATCGAATCAGGGCGTCTGCGCCGCGATGAACCGAGGCTTAGCGATTGCACGCGGCAAGTTTATTGCAACAATGGATTCTGATGATGTGATGCTGCCAGGTCGGTTGAGCTTGCAATCAGCTTATCTTGAGAAAAACAGCCAGGTTGGTTTGGTTGGCGGTAAGGTTGTTTATATAGATAGAAATGGCTCTGAAATAAAGCGAGAAAAGATAGATGCTTCTGGCAGAGCGCATGTGTTAACAATTAAAGAAATACTGAGTGAGGCCTTTGCAGTCGGAGGGCCTGTGTCCATGTATAGGCTTGACATTCTGAATGGGCAAGATCCTTACGACGATAGTCTGCGAGTTCAGGACTTTCAAATGACTTTGAAAGTTGCAGCCTCTGGAAAAGAAGTTCATGTTTTACCATCTTGGATAACTGCCTATCGTCGGCACGGTACCAACATATCAAGAACACAGTATCGGCGACAGTTCGAAGACGATATGCATGCTATAGCTCCGTTTAATGGCTTGGCTGAGTATCAGCTTGCCCGTCGGGCTATTATAAATAAGGCGCTGAAGCATGCCGTAAAGGACTCTAAGATTTACGCTGTAAAACTTTTTTTTATGTTGCCTTTTTCAATGTGGAACAGTGTGACACTTAAAAGATTGCTTCGCTTTTTTCTTTCATGGTAA
- a CDS encoding O-antigen ligase family protein yields MQRALMCELWSRYRCLFFSAGIAWFVIGMGLVPRNKNYQQLYLVLVVLPFFIDILLGQVVVAFFTSRKVLYFFAIFALVVFPAFYTGGLHQGWQTLKRTIFILAFLYGFFVLGGKEFSYIRRVVLLAYWVGGVIALVSILNFYFIENNSFYSRLLGLGVLDDPIMGAYAVSVMLIGGWCLSDYSLTIPRAVLFYCSGFSMFCYVTMTQSRGAFFALLIVFFMRFLFRFGRKERLASCVFGILFVLVIALFYPFIIERGVSFRPDIAAQALSMIGDHPWFGIGGDYKIYVPRLGMEFAHAHNMLLHIAIVCGLIVLVVWLAVWVNIFKVAWCFRRESFAGYVLAVWLYSTIAMQFDGARFIDTPRPEWLISWWVAGLYLSLLANISKSRSSCPDSR; encoded by the coding sequence ATGCAACGTGCGTTGATGTGTGAGCTTTGGTCTCGCTATAGGTGTCTGTTCTTTAGTGCTGGTATTGCTTGGTTTGTTATAGGGATGGGGCTGGTTCCTCGCAATAAAAATTATCAGCAGCTTTATTTGGTTTTAGTTGTTCTGCCTTTTTTTATTGATATTCTTTTAGGGCAGGTGGTAGTTGCCTTTTTCACTAGTCGGAAGGTGCTCTATTTTTTTGCGATTTTTGCATTGGTTGTTTTCCCGGCTTTTTATACGGGGGGCTTGCATCAAGGTTGGCAAACGTTAAAAAGAACTATCTTTATATTGGCCTTTCTGTATGGTTTTTTTGTGCTTGGCGGTAAAGAGTTTTCTTATATTAGAAGAGTGGTTTTGCTAGCGTATTGGGTGGGTGGAGTTATCGCCCTGGTCTCAATTTTGAATTTTTATTTTATAGAAAATAACTCTTTTTATAGCCGGCTTTTGGGATTGGGTGTCCTGGATGATCCTATTATGGGGGCTTATGCAGTCTCCGTAATGCTTATAGGCGGCTGGTGCCTAAGCGATTACAGTCTAACTATTCCTAGGGCAGTACTCTTTTATTGTTCTGGGTTTTCGATGTTTTGCTATGTAACGATGACGCAAAGTCGAGGCGCTTTCTTTGCTCTCTTAATTGTTTTTTTCATGCGATTTCTTTTCCGTTTTGGTCGAAAGGAGCGGTTAGCTAGTTGCGTTTTTGGGATACTTTTTGTACTGGTGATTGCGCTATTTTATCCTTTCATTATAGAGAGGGGGGTTTCGTTTCGTCCTGACATAGCGGCTCAAGCACTCAGCATGATAGGGGATCATCCATGGTTCGGTATTGGTGGTGATTATAAGATATATGTTCCCAGGCTGGGCATGGAGTTTGCGCATGCCCATAATATGCTTCTTCATATAGCTATTGTCTGCGGGTTAATTGTTCTGGTTGTTTGGTTGGCTGTGTGGGTTAATATTTTCAAGGTAGCCTGGTGCTTTAGGAGGGAAAGTTTTGCCGGTTACGTCTTGGCTGTGTGGTTGTATAGTACTATTGCCATGCAATTCGATGGGGCTCGCTTTATAGATACGCCTCGGCCAGAGTGGCTAATTAGCTGGTGGGTAGCAGGCTTGTACCTTTCGTTACTGGCTAATATTTCTAAAAGTCGGTCGAGCTGTCCAGATAGTCGCTAA
- a CDS encoding toluene tolerance protein — protein MLSESIDISSLETILKNSTLLEADASGPKVLLTQEKTIIKLFRRKRLLSSALWKPYSLRFINNAEKLKKLGIPSIIPIRHIKIIKHSLTAVEYFPLAGKTLQEIYLEDPLKLKRKNSAIKRFINTLHEKGIYFRSLHLGNIIITPDGRFGLIDIADMRFFGKPLNSNQRKRNSEHFKSHLKRNGLLKVDLP, from the coding sequence ATGCTTTCGGAATCAATAGACATCTCGTCTTTAGAGACCATATTAAAGAATTCAACATTACTAGAGGCAGATGCTAGCGGCCCCAAAGTCCTATTAACACAAGAAAAAACCATCATAAAGCTTTTTAGAAGAAAAAGACTTTTAAGTTCAGCACTGTGGAAACCATACTCCTTAAGATTCATAAATAACGCTGAAAAGCTCAAAAAACTTGGCATCCCAAGCATTATACCAATAAGACACATAAAGATAATAAAGCACTCGCTCACTGCAGTGGAGTATTTTCCTTTAGCGGGAAAAACGCTTCAAGAGATTTATCTTGAAGACCCTCTCAAGCTCAAAAGAAAAAACAGCGCCATCAAAAGATTTATCAACACTCTCCATGAGAAGGGCATATATTTTAGATCCCTCCACCTTGGCAATATCATTATCACACCCGATGGAAGGTTTGGCCTGATCGACATCGCTGACATGCGTTTTTTTGGAAAGCCTTTAAATTCAAACCAAAGAAAAAGAAACTCCGAGCACTTCAAAAGCCATTTAAAAAGGAACGGACTTCTAAAAGTAGATTTACCATGA
- a CDS encoding GNAT family N-acetyltransferase has translation MLNRFRFWRERGWTTISAADYAATWQRHGGSVATHPEIIARLAELAGIPVRYLGWPGEDGWQAAVPCWGRELALSRTVLKKRRQRALFDLGNAEIILPAAAGAAAPLRQRARYLSPLCAERFAGLRRQSEELAMLREPEAWSKKFRYNQRREQRLFEDAGGRAIPMAELDSTEQARIYAELFEARWGFEVPGKERLAEVFALLREFMTGSLLMLGERPVAIQVLYRVEAPEWISVEYVNGGVDPASSDLSPGSVLTYLNTQAAWQDARALGKALRYSFGRADRDYKDRWCHRVTVFES, from the coding sequence ATGCTGAATAGATTCCGTTTCTGGCGCGAACGCGGCTGGACGACGATTTCCGCCGCCGACTACGCCGCCACCTGGCAGCGCCATGGCGGCAGTGTCGCGACTCACCCCGAGATCATCGCGCGCCTGGCCGAGCTGGCCGGGATTCCAGTGCGTTACCTGGGCTGGCCCGGCGAGGATGGCTGGCAGGCCGCGGTGCCCTGTTGGGGGCGCGAACTGGCGCTCTCGCGCACCGTGCTGAAGAAACGCCGCCAGCGCGCCCTGTTCGACCTGGGCAACGCCGAGATCATCCTGCCTGCCGCTGCGGGCGCTGCTGCCCCCCTGCGCCAGCGCGCCCGCTACCTGTCGCCGCTGTGCGCCGAGCGCTTCGCCGGTCTGCGGCGGCAGAGCGAAGAGCTGGCCATGCTCCGCGAGCCGGAAGCCTGGTCGAAGAAGTTCCGTTACAACCAGCGCCGCGAGCAGCGGCTCTTTGAAGATGCTGGCGGCCGCGCCATACCCATGGCCGAACTGGATAGCACCGAGCAGGCGCGGATCTATGCAGAGCTGTTCGAGGCGCGCTGGGGCTTCGAGGTGCCGGGCAAGGAGCGCCTGGCCGAGGTGTTCGCCCTGCTGCGCGAATTCATGACCGGTTCGCTGCTGATGCTCGGCGAGCGCCCCGTGGCCATCCAGGTGCTCTATCGGGTGGAAGCGCCTGAATGGATCAGCGTCGAGTACGTCAACGGCGGTGTCGACCCCGCTTCCAGCGACCTGAGTCCCGGTAGCGTCCTCACCTATCTGAACACCCAGGCCGCCTGGCAGGATGCCCGGGCCCTGGGCAAGGCGCTACGCTACTCCTTCGGCCGTGCCGACCGCGATTACAAGGATCGCTGGTGCCACCGCGTTACCGTCTTCGAGAGCTGA